GTTATAAGtgaatagatttaataaatgaaaattacactataactttattgattaattattaatttataaaaataataattattatttatcatacgatttatattatataattatattttaattatttaataaattattaattattatttatgaattattataaaataagttataattatgataattttaatcatagttatttattttctaaaattaagtagtatgatttatatttttaaattatttttaaaacattctaaataataataataataataataaatatgctatattgcattatatatgcaagaatcctaaaactgggaaaaagaataactaAGAAAAGCtaggattcagaatcctggaaaattgtactaactttccttgttctcggattctgattactttcccaatttgataaaaaactgaaacaaacacaggaatttaaaatttaaggaatcagattactttcccagaTAGAATCCtagcaaccaaacatggccttaaGGGCATTCGTGCCATTTAGGGCCCATTTGGTAGAGTAAATTACTGTTCTATCTTGGACacttgaaattattttttctaaaatgtgTATACTAATCACATTCTATCTTATCTATCTGTCGGCCTCTTAATATATGCTCTGtctattccattaaaaataaaatattttcctttcatattgtcctattaaaaatgaaatgttttttaaaatagaaacaagatcatctctatttttatcttctttcttattttactttctttttattaactaataaaacaacaatacataaaatctcgtgctgaaaactaaatattatcttataattatgggacggagggagtacctatCCTACTCACAAATACAAGGCTTAGTTTGATcggacacaagttttaagaaatgtaacaGAAAATAAGTGGAAAAGGTTAGTGAAAGGcgagtcatatttttatatacgaagtattagttttataatgaaatgtgagtaagataaacttagtaaaatatgaggtcaattattaaaaataataaaaataaatgaaatatttatttgtggACAAACGAAAATGGTTAAATCAATGATTATTGGTTGACGGAAGGAGTACGTATATGGAgcaatttttacttttttttcatcaattcaGATGATTTGATGAGATTTTGGTTGATTGTAAAATCTAAACAAATTTCGGAATTTAAAGCTAATATACAAAATCAGAATTTCACTGAACAGAGTTTATATGTCAATTACCCTAGAAAATTACTAAAGAATTTTTTGGGATAAATGATCATGTCCCAGAAAATGCCTACGAGAAACATTGGGCTTGGGCTCCATCTATTCGAGTTACATTTGTtcaaatgttttttttctatcaaaGGATAAACatttactccatatttatatcCACAACCAAATCATgcttaaattaaaacaaacaagttttactatagaaaatgaaaagtaatTTATACTACCTCTATCGCGatagaagtctcatttttatatactaggaGTCTAGTACTATAtcatgaaaatgaaaacaaatatttcCTTCTACTCATATATGTCAACTTTAAATCATAAAGCTATtgtatatactagtagtacaatatttttttgctGAAAAGTCATGCAAAAGACTAGTCTTTTTCTTCCACTACTAAGTTTAACTCAATTTAACCATGCAACTTTTTAGCCATTTAAGTTTTCAATTCCTTCTttttcacttatatatatatagtcatatAGATCATTGTCagtccctctctctctctctctctaaattcttCAGAGCTAAGcaattgaaaaacaaatggATAGCAAAAAAGCAGTGTTGAAGAGCAACTCAATATTTGGTGcaacaaaaatgaagaaaagtgaATCAGTACTGGCTTTGGAGGAGCTGTTTGCATCTCATGAAGAGATTAACCATCAAAACAAACCTCACATTTTGGGAAGCTCTGATCAACATGCTTTTCTCCCCACAGACAATGTGCATTTTCCTTTCAAAAATTCGGTTAgtttattcttattatttatttttattgtttgtttaCACCATGTATAATTAATCAAGCATCACCAAGTTGCCTGCTCTAGATTTCAGAACTtgattattgaaatatattgtTGACCATAAATAAGTGGTGggattaattatagtaatatatattaaatttgatgattGGCATGAAAGCAATACGAATGAAAATGGACATATATATCGTATGCTAAATAGACAAAATTACGAAGTTTGTTGATCAATTATGCAACTTTTAAGAATAGCCAATTATATCATGACTTTGAGttttaacatttctttaaTTGTACAATTGATTTAGATTTGGCAGGAAATTATGATTTGAAAGacaaaatgtttttttttttttttgcaaatttatatCATTCACAAAATCCATTGATTTTAGTATAAAAGCATATAGAATATAAGCGCTAAagtatttttccttttaaatcataattattttcctCCATATCTAAATCAATCacacaattgagaaaaatatcaaaattatgatgtaattagatatttttataagttaCGGGATTAATCCAAATTTGACCAAATCACTTTTaggggtgtgcattcgggtttcggttcggtttttcgtCCAAACCGAACCTaacccgaaaaaccgaatttaggctaaaattgaaaccgaaccgaaccgaaaaaccgaaaaccgaaaaaccaaaaaccgaaccaaaccgaaaaaaccgaaatttcaaaacaaaaccgaaaaaaaatagtatattttaatatatctaatttattttattttatatatactaatagaatatgaatatatatatatataatataaaattaatataatatatataatatttattatataaaaatatattagaagaatatatattatatatatgatataatatactaaattaataggataaacatatataataatatatttaaaatataaatcggtttttcggtttttcgatttttttttcgtccAAACCGAActgaaccgaaaaaccgaaatttttgtatttttaaaaccgaaccgaaccgaaaaaccgaaaaaaccgaaccgaatttcaaaatttcggtttgaTTCGGTTCcgatattcggttttcggttattttgctcacccctaatCACTTTAGGATTTTTGTGTCAGTTTTCCCTAGAATAAGTAATAAAATGCCTTTTTAAGggaatatttaaatgttaatttaatttggattaaATTTAAACGAACTTATTGAAAAGCGGCAGCCTAAATATTACTCGCCAATTATTGAACAGTAAAATAAGTTAGGTAGCTTTATAGAAAGTTCGTGCTTAACAAGTTGATGTCATGTAGTTTGGCACTTGGAATGCAATAATTTTCAAAGCTCATTTCCACTACAAAAGGCCATGCACTAACCCATTTCACTTTCTGGAAACAAACCTTTTTTCACGTGTTAGGTTCGTCGATGTACACTCGACTCACATCactatgatattatttgctttagATTATTAATCCCTCACAGTTTTGTTCTAGTTGGAATACTTCCCAAAAGTTATTCTATAGTAATTGGCTATTTTTTAAAGTCGTGAAATTGATctgaatttgatcaaactttGTAATTTTTCTCACAATTTGCCCTACAATGTATGTAACGTTATATCGTATACGAATATATATGTTGTATGATATATTTAAggtattttcttatatatagtTCTCttgggatgtaatcaattgctaactaattaccaatcccaaattgagaccaatttttaatcattagattagaagatcttgtggttaatataatgccaagtgtaatatattttaaatttaaataattattaattaaattaaaagggtattaatgtcaaatataactaactactttctctctcctcaaaatcatctcaaatctttaaatttacgtaactctctcaatttaaattatttttttgcaaaaaatatatcaaattaaagataatttaataaggattccaacgagatctcaattgcatatgttccgacgatgttcgggtgatgaaatttgataaattatatttcaattttcgtacatgttgataagcagctattttcaacaaatgcaacaaaaaatctcaatatattgtaggcaaaatctcaatattatgcatgtccaatctcaataaaaatgtgttgatattttcttgtccttgtgttgatatttgtaataatacattgatgttgatataaaaaaacactcacgaaaattatcatatgataacataatgacgatattacccttttgttgatattttgtctactatttattgagattttgtgagctttaatctcatccactcattttaaaatccaagggtggagatttagtcttgattttggattagggtactaaaagcattagaataggaccctagttctcttttttctattaactcgatattttttttgttgatcatgGTTTGGTGCGTTATTGCAGGAGATTCCACAAGAATATTCAAGCATTACCTCCTTCACAGATAATTACCAATTCTCAGCTTCTCCAAATCTTAATCCTAATCCAACCACCGCCATGGACTCGCCATTATCCATATGCGGTAAGTAAATTATGATTGACTAGACACATCACATGACCATATGTCTAGACCACTAAACAAAAAAGGTTATCTGATAATGAGATTTTAGTTGACAGTCAACGATCGGACGAAGAAGAATACATCGAACAATACACCAACAAACCCTCCGACGACACCAAGCGCATCAAAAGGTACCACCATTGTGCATGTAAGAGAGATGATAGAAATATATGAACTGAcgatttgatttgaatttgcaGGATGGTTTCAAACAGGGAGTCTGCTCGTAGATCAAGGCGACGAAAGCAGGCGCATTTGAGTGATCTTGAAGAGCAAGTTGAGCAGTTGAGTGGTGAGAATGCATCGCTCTTCCAACAGATGGGCGATGCATCTAACCAGTTCAAAGAAGCCGCTACTAATAATCGGCTCCTTAAATCCGATGTCGGAGCTCTCAGAGCCAAGGTACGTGTATagtattactacctccgtccacaaaaaaaagaCCAGTTTTACTATATTGGGTCGTCCAacaaaattagactaattctaaaaatgaaaagttttacACCAATACCAACTTTACACATTATTCTAAATGTGGACCCCACAgcccactaacaatactttagtatttttttttgtgccCGCCCCTCATATAATATATGAATGTGTTTTTGGCATGTTAGGTGAAATTAGCTGAGGATCTGTTGGCACGTGGCTCTTTGACGTCGAGTTTGAGCCATCTTCTTCACAACTATCTCAACACACCACGGGATGACTATATATGATCTCTATCTGTGTGTGGCGCTTGTTGGTttatatctatctatctatctatatactaaatcctaattaagatatgtgtgtgtgtgtgtgtttgttgcATGTATTGTTAGATTGCTAATTTGTTGGTGACTGAGATGTGTTAATTTGTGTGAATTCATGATGATGTATGCATGTTATGTTAAAATCTCTTAAATCTTGTTTCATATTAACTAGGTGATGATTCGATCTTGTCTCATTTATATAAGTGGATAAACCCCTATGTCTTATCTCTTGTCTGGTCTACCTCAGTGTGGAAATACGTGTATTCTGACCCTCATGTGCACGTGCGtgttaaaatttgttaaatctTGTCCTACTTATAAGCCCTTTTAAGCTCCCCCATTTCTAATAGAAATTATGATTGCAATTCATATTtagtttatattatatatatactgcaTTCATATGCATGTAGCtgtttttttggattttatagTAGCACTTTTCATTAATCTGttgcaattaattaaattatgtaggaagaaatgaaattttatggtGAAGTCCAGGTTCAGATTTGAGTTGGGCCGAATGTAAGTTGATCCGGCCCAGCCCGCCATGGTTTAACATTTTAGTTTTGGACTGGTGTTCACTTGTGAACTTTAATACTCCAAAATAAATcgattttagcaaaaagtcaaaaaCTGATTTCTCAACACCAAAACAAATGATTTTAGCAAAAAACTGATttggtttataataaaataacttaCTAATTGTTTATTGCAGaccacttttttttatgttactgataataatataagtaatttctaattaattttagttttaatataattaagtaattactactattatgttaaacaatagaaaattatagtaattatagAAAGGGTTGCGTtgtattgttaattttttaagttgttaactctgctaactcatcaatgcagtacattaaaaatatcgacacgatgacattaaaatgcCAACACATGTCAGCAATTAATCACAccctatataaaaatatatagatccTTCGACCACATATCGAAATTTGCAAGTGCTTTTTTCATTCACAATTGTGTTCAATCGCCAAATTATATTCTTCTCAGTACTAGTagttattaatattgaaaattggaaaaggataaaacagaaaatattatacttttattataaaattctaaaacaaaGACATTTTTTCGGAAGGGAAACACAAAAGTTAATCTCCAAGCGCCAAAATAATTTCTCTACCAAACATTTTTCTAAATACTACTATGAATATGAtactagaaaaataaatacataattctAAACTTAATAAGCCTATAATACTTTCCGCATATTACGCGAAGAGAAAATGTAGTTGCCTTTGAATATTTGAACCATTTTCTTATCATTTTGAGTTGAAATAAGTAGTCACTCTGCgagttttaattttcttttcattttcaaaaccTTTCCTGAATAGTATATTATGTTTGGATAATTAAgcatcaattttaaagtttgcattctttcttttttattagtgaCCATCTCACGTCTTTAATTAATCACACAACCGCCGCCaatgataaaaaaaggaaacaacaaaaatcagCCTTTTATGTATAATGGAAAATGATGCAAAatgcattattattttatcataaccTTGCAAGTCAAACACTACCAACAAAAATTCCACAAACGCACTATATTATTAACAAGACGTGACAAATAATAAGTACTATAagtaattattattgattacTTAATTCGTTTACTACACTTCAAATATCAGTGCACTTTCAAGTTAGACACTAATATCAGATCAtaatgattataaattaatattatatatgataAATACATGTCGCATgcattgattaaattaatactcctatgtcgattatataatt
The genomic region above belongs to Salvia hispanica cultivar TCC Black 2014 chromosome 3, UniMelb_Shisp_WGS_1.0, whole genome shotgun sequence and contains:
- the LOC125216423 gene encoding bZIP transcription factor RISBZ4, coding for MDSKKAVLKSNSIFGATKMKKSESVLALEELFASHEEINHQNKPHILGSSDQHAFLPTDNVHFPFKNSEIPQEYSSITSFTDNYQFSASPNLNPNPTTAMDSPLSICVDSQRSDEEEYIEQYTNKPSDDTKRIKRMVSNRESARRSRRRKQAHLSDLEEQVEQLSGENASLFQQMGDASNQFKEAATNNRLLKSDVGALRAKVKLAEDLLARGSLTSSLSHLLHNYLNTPRDDYI